One Halioglobus japonicus DNA segment encodes these proteins:
- the rbfA gene encoding 30S ribosome-binding factor RbfA translates to MAKEYARTQRVADYLQRELAALIQHEVRDPRVGMVSITGVDVSKDLGHARVYYTSMDSNSSTEAEETTEALNRAAGFLRSQLSRDSSMRRLPSLRFYFDSSVGRGRHLEDLIQRAAKADEELGLRDGEGEQ, encoded by the coding sequence ATGGCCAAGGAATACGCCAGAACCCAGCGCGTTGCAGATTATCTGCAGCGGGAACTGGCGGCGCTGATCCAGCACGAAGTGCGCGACCCCAGGGTGGGTATGGTCAGCATCACGGGCGTCGATGTCAGCAAGGACCTCGGTCACGCCCGGGTCTACTATACTTCGATGGATTCCAATTCCTCGACAGAGGCAGAGGAGACTACCGAGGCACTGAACCGCGCTGCAGGCTTTTTGCGCAGTCAGCTGTCCCGCGATAGCAGCATGCGCCGCCTGCCTTCACTGCGATTTTATTTCGATTCCAGTGTGGGCCGTGGCCGACATCTGGAAGACCTGATCCAGCGCGCTGCCAAAGCTGACGAAGAGCTCGGCTTGCGCGATGGCGAAGGGGAGCAGTAA